From a region of the Vidua macroura isolate BioBank_ID:100142 chromosome 3, ASM2450914v1, whole genome shotgun sequence genome:
- the SF3B5 gene encoding splicing factor 3B subunit 5 gives MTDRYTIHSQLEHLQSKYIGTGHADTTKWEWLVNQHRDSYCSYMGHFDLLNYFAIAENESKARVRFNLMEKMLQPCGPPADKPDES, from the coding sequence ATGACGGACCGCTACACCATCCACAGCCAGCTGGAGCACCTGCAGTCCAAGTACATCGGCACGGGGCACGCCGACACCACCAAGTGGGAGTGGCTGGTGAACCAGCACCGCGACTCGTACTGCTCCTACATGGGCCACTTCGACCTGCTCAACTACTTCGCCATCGCCGAGAACGAGAGCAAGGCGCGCGTCCGCTTCAACCTGATGGAGAAGATGCTGCAGCCCTGCGGGCCGCCCGCCGACAAGCCCGACGAGTCCTGA